Genomic DNA from Blattabacterium sp. (Blaberus giganteus):
ATGGATAATGAAGCTTTAATAGATTCTTTTTCAGATTTTAAATATGAAAAAAATATTGATAGAGTAAGTCTTATCGGAATATTAGAAGAATCAATACGATGTGTTTTAAGAAAAAAATATGAATCATCAAAAAATTACGATATTATTGTAAATCCAGATCAAGGAGATTTAGAAATATGGAGAAATAGGATAGTAGTGGAAAATGGAAAAGTTAAAGATAAAAATAAGGAAATAGAACTCTCTATAGCTAGAAAAATAGAACCTGATTTTGAAATCGGAGAAGAAGTTACAGAAAAAGTGGAATTACAATCTTTAGGAAGAAGAGCTATTTTATCACTAAGACAAAATTTGCTATCTAAAATTAATGAACATGATAATACAAACACTTATAAAAAATTTAAAAATAAAATAGGAGAAATCATTAACGTGGAAGTCTATCATATTTTGCCAAAACAAATTATTATGAGAGATGATGAACAAAATGAAATGGTTTTGCCTAAACAAGAGCAAATTCCAAGTGATTTTTTTAGAAAAGGAGATCCAGTTAGAGTATTAGTTAAACGAGTAGACTGGAAAGATAATAAACCTTTTGCTATTCTTACCAGAAAAGATGAATCTTTTTTGGAAGAGCTTTTTAAACTGGAAATCCCAGAAGTTTCTGATGGATTAATTACAGTAAAAAAAGTAGCACGTATTCCAGGAGAGAAAGCGAAAGTAGCTGTAGAATCTTATGATGATCGTATTGATCCAGTTGGAGCTTGTGTGGGGATGAAAGGATCTAGAATTCATCCTATTGTTAGAGAATTAAAAAATGAAAATATTGACGTTATTAATTACACCTCCAATACAC
This window encodes:
- the nusA gene encoding transcription termination factor NusA, which produces MDNEALIDSFSDFKYEKNIDRVSLIGILEESIRCVLRKKYESSKNYDIIVNPDQGDLEIWRNRIVVENGKVKDKNKEIELSIARKIEPDFEIGEEVTEKVELQSLGRRAILSLRQNLLSKINEHDNTNTYKKFKNKIGEIINVEVYHILPKQIIMRDDEQNEMVLPKQEQIPSDFFRKGDPVRVLVKRVDWKDNKPFAILTRKDESFLEELFKLEIPEVSDGLITVKKVARIPGEKAKVAVESYDDRIDPVGACVGMKGSRIHPIVRELKNENIDVINYTSNTQLYITRSLSPAKVSMMEVNEEHKYVNVYVKMEEISKAIGKGGQNIKLASQLTGYKIHIFRDYPYEDDVELTEFSDEIESEVLEKFHKVGLNTAKSVLNYRKNDLSRRTDLEEEIINKVFTILRKEFEEELNINT